The DNA region gtctaaacgtcgcttttatagagcgagCCACTCTCACTtttcaatttatctgaaatgtactcattaaaagcttaaacgtgatcgcatcgttcgaacaataacaAACTATTCTTATactactagaaagcaaagaagaaaatgaaaaatgtaaggtttactaaaggtatgtttcagcgggcacactcgaggacacgaggctaccatctactagtatacactaaatttactcataagttactattagtgtatagatacaataatgtatgttgttagtgtattattttcgccccgttaggggcgaaaatttttgcattttcagttatgaaattacaacatttagacaagaaatatgcctttattgttcattttggtctttaaatcagtgattgattatttgttacagggggcactttgggggggcaaaaactcgttttgcccccccaacattttgtttgggggggcaagtgccacccctgcccccccgcttccggcgcccttgcgTCGATGTATGGCAAttagtcaatcagttgcaatgaaaacgtctcgacggaagaatttcaagaatttgaagcacttcatatacataaacatgtaaTATTACTGCACATCTAATAAAACGACACATtatagtttatatatatatatatatatatatatatatatatatacattaatataTTTCACTATAgataatatagatatatataagtACGTACATACACATGCATTCATATAAACATAGAGGGAGTGTAAGCAGACACATTAGTTGTGTTACCAGTTCAGATGCTGCAATGCCCAGGCGAATATTCAAGTGTATTATTTATTGTAAACACAGAGTTAATGCCTCGGTTGTCTCTTGAAAAATATCGGATCTTGTCTTGGAGGTGAATAATCTTTTTACGTATGCATGCACAGCCATAAAGAAACGCAGTGCCTTTTTCATGTGTCGTCAAGATTCGAAGTAGCCAGACGCAGTTGTGATAAGATAGATTTTGTATAGTGCACTGAGAAAATCCTTGTATAAAAGATGACAATCATTACAATCGATGTTAATGCGTATGTGCTTTttcccggaaaaaaaaaatgattaaaaattaAATGTTTCTGCTCAAATAATTCCGTAGACAACTGATTCtataagacacacacacacacacattgcatttATGTACAGCGTACAAACATGCATATATTTACCAACTCACAGTACCAACACACGCACagaaacgcacacacacacacacatacacacacacacacacacatatttccCTCACATTTATAACGCGACGTGCAAGAGTTTGAGGCATGATATTACACTGTTATTTCGGTGAAGATTAGAAGATGCGGCTACACGCCTTGCGCTTGCCGTGGCCTCTCTTCAAAATCGAAAATGGCCACTTGTATTTCCTATCTGGAAATGTTATCTTTGGTTCGAAATCTATCATTTTACCAGAAAACGATCGTAGAATCGATTCCAATTTGATGTCTTCATCTATAATCGGCGATCAAAGTGTCAATACCTGATCAGGCAGGTAAGAGCCAGGTGTATTTGTTATGAAGGCGGTTTCGTTTCCGGAAAACAAATTGGATCGCCAAATCgatgttgataatgatattcacCGCGGAAGAACGGGAATGAATTATTCGGTGTCGCGGAAGCGTGTCGCACGCGCGCGAAGAAAGCATCTCTCACGTCGTATAGCCTCTCGCATGCGCGCGACACTCACTCAGCCTCTGCCTTTCAAGTCAACTTCTCGCGCTCGACTCGAGTTGTATCAGTAGAGCGAAGATGGACATCACTTTCGGTTGCCTTTTGCTGAGGGGAAACTGCGTTAGCTTGCAGCACACAGGCAAGCAGCATTACCATCATCCGTTCGAGAATTACTAGCTGGCAAACACGAGAAGAGCCAAAGCACTGTGCATTTTCTGAGCGGAACAATTAATCATCTACTCGCTGTTCGATGTTTTAGTGCATTCTTCATTTGATTGGGTATAGGGACTGacgtatttcctttttttcggCTGAATTGTCTAATTCCAGACGGAGCACGTTTTTAGAGGATAACTTGCCCGATAACGAACTGAATCAATATTTGCTCTTGGGCATCTGGGGGATATACAATCTTACAGTCCATCGATGAGGATACTGGTGTTATCACTGGAATTCGGAGAAGCCAGCGCTGTTTTCAGCCCCATTTGAGTGAATGAGAAGCCTGATTTCTCCCACTTTTAGAATGTCTAGTCATACAGACGGTGGCTCCCCCACCATGTCCTCTATCTTTCGTCGCATACCTTCGGTGCGCGAGCGAGCACGTCGCGGGAGCCTCGGACAAGTATCCGGCGGGGCTGCTATCCACGACGCCGTGGCTAAGGGCAAAATACACCTTGCAAAATTCATCCTCGACGCAGTTGAGAGCCACAACGTCGTGAACTCTCGCGATGCCCATGGCAAAACGCCGCTCATCAGAGCTGCCAAACTTGACGACAGCGAAACGCGAATGAAAGCGACAAATCTCTTGATCAAACACGGGGCTAATGTCAACCACAAGGACAACATGGGAAGGACTGCACTCAGTTACGCAGCAGAGATGCAATACAACGATGTTATCAAGGCGTTGGTGAAAAATAACGTCGATCCGAACTTGGTGGATAATAATGGGAACACACCTCTAGTGTACTGCGCGTCGGTCGGGAACGCCGCTGGGATCGCCATATTGACTAAATCGTTCCGCCGCCTGGGACTCGACGTCGACAAGCTAAACGCGGAAGGGATGAGTGCGTTGTTGATTGCGGCAAAAGGTGGGTTCATGGAGTGCGTTAAATTGTTGACTCACGAGGGTAAAGCTTCGCTTGAGCAGAGAGATCAAATTCGAAATATGACTGCTGCAGAGTGGGCCAGAGAGAGCGGATGTTCAACTCCTGATATGGAGGTATTTCTGCCCAAAATTCGACGGCAATCGAAGCCAACAGAAACGAGTCCTTCAAGTGCAGGTGCAGAGGAAGAACAATCAAAAATTCACAAACACGAAAGTTTCGAGTCCAATTGTTCTAGCTCGGATGGCTGTAGTCCTCGCAGAACAACCAAGAACAGTTCAACCGAAGAGGTGTTTCCCCGACAAGAGTCTCAGAGTGGACAGATAGCGGTCCCCACCCCTCCGACGTACCGTAAGAATCCACAACCTCACATTGAGGTTTTATCTCGCCGCTTTCACGCTCTGCATCCGATCAAAGACATACACGATATTTCCAGTATGAAGCAgcactttaaagataataagAGAGCCAGCCTCCCCGAGGTGACTACCTCGGAGATTTTGTGTTGCCATGACGACGAACAGGATTTATGCGCTCGCGATTCCACTTCACGTCCTGTCAGCGCAGCCTTCGTTAAGCGGACAAAACCCTCTGCAATCACCGTGCAGAGGCGCCCGTTGTCCGCAATCAATCGTCGATCAAACCACAGGCAGTCAAAAAGTTTCGACGGAGCAACTTACCAGCACAGCTCCAACTCTGCGGAGGAGTTAAGGCCGGAGGAACACATCAGCAAATCACTTTCCATGAACTACCTGGCTAACCCAACGGCGAAGAATCTGCTAAATTTGACGTTCCTAAGCCGCAGCACGGAGACGCTCTCTCCAATTCCATGCAAATCCGACACCTGCCCGGATCAGGCATCTCTGCGGATCAGCATCAATAGCACCACGCAGATCAATGTCGACATCGACCCTCATCGTAAGGACACGCCCTCCTCGGACCAAATGCTGAAAGTCGAGATGAATGGCCAGAGCGATTTGACGCCTAGACTCCCGCCACTTTCACCTAAGCgtgttttaaagggattgtagtATAGACTCGAAGTTGATACTCCTGTCTGTAGATGTCATGCCAGGAAAAAACAAATACTTCTTGATACTTCCTACAGTATGTTTCTCTATATTGGCAATGTCAAATGTCACTTTAACTTATTATTGTACAATTCGAAACCATTTTGTTACCTAATTGTCTTCCTCGTTGTTGTCTGGGGAAAAtagcaagtgaaaaaaaaagtcttcttaacaatttatcaaaatgtaaaaactgaacaaaaaactGAGCAAAACAACTTGCTGGCAAATGTAATTATAGTTTGTTTCAATTTAGGGTCATCAATGGCCATAATGTAAGCTGCATGATAAATGTTAATCCTAAAGGTGAGTACAAATACTCGAAGAACTGCAAGAAAATTGTCATAAACACGTGGGTCATTGTTACAACACGAAGCAGTCCAATGTTTCCTCGGATAGGGGTTATTTCGACAAAGCCGCTGATGGCAGCGGATATTTGCCGTTGCTGGCAAATGAGAGGTGTAACCTCGACGGTGGTCAAGTAAACGACgcaaaaaaatcacaaagaagATCAATGCATTAAGTAAGCCAAAATCGACGGTTGATAGATGTGATTA from Diadema setosum chromosome 1, eeDiaSeto1, whole genome shotgun sequence includes:
- the LOC140228989 gene encoding uncharacterized protein, which codes for MSSHTDGGSPTMSSIFRRIPSVRERARRGSLGQVSGGAAIHDAVAKGKIHLAKFILDAVESHNVVNSRDAHGKTPLIRAAKLDDSETRMKATNLLIKHGANVNHKDNMGRTALSYAAEMQYNDVIKALVKNNVDPNLVDNNGNTPLVYCASVGNAAGIAILTKSFRRLGLDVDKLNAEGMSALLIAAKGGFMECVKLLTHEGKASLEQRDQIRNMTAAEWARESGCSTPDMEVFLPKIRRQSKPTETSPSSAGAEEEQSKIHKHESFESNCSSSDGCSPRRTTKNSSTEEVFPRQESQSGQIAVPTPPTYRKNPQPHIEVLSRRFHALHPIKDIHDISSMKQHFKDNKRASLPEVTTSEILCCHDDEQDLCARDSTSRPVSAAFVKRTKPSAITVQRRPLSAINRRSNHRQSKSFDGATYQHSSNSAEELRPEEHISKSLSMNYLANPTAKNLLNLTFLSRSTETLSPIPCKSDTCPDQASLRISINSTTQINVDIDPHRKDTPSSDQMLKVEMNGQSDLTPRLPPLSPKRVLKGL